From Streptomyces chrestomyceticus JCM 4735, one genomic window encodes:
- a CDS encoding LysR family transcriptional regulator: protein MIEARHLRVLRAVARTGSFSAAARELGCTQPAVSQQMKALEQSAGTPLLIRTGREMRLTQAGEALVRHATGILAGLTAAEEEVAAIAGLRAGRVRLVSFPSGSSTLVPTALAAMRADHPGTRVSLVEAEPPRSVEMLRNGDCEITLAFRYPEVRGADPAAEAEWDDLVVRPVLVDRLVGLVPETHRLAGAGTAGYADLAGEPWIAGCPRCRRHLVEVCEGAGFTPRIDFATDDYPAVIGLVGAGLGVAVLPELALESVRHKGVRTVTMEPCVQREVVALTLPDLAQVPAVEAMLGRLAGAVGR from the coding sequence ATGATCGAGGCCCGTCATCTCCGTGTGCTGCGCGCTGTCGCCCGGACCGGTTCCTTCTCCGCCGCCGCCCGCGAGCTGGGCTGCACCCAGCCCGCCGTCAGCCAGCAGATGAAGGCCCTCGAACAGTCCGCCGGCACCCCGCTGCTGATCCGTACGGGCCGCGAGATGCGGCTGACGCAGGCGGGCGAGGCGCTGGTACGCCACGCCACCGGCATCCTGGCCGGGCTGACCGCCGCCGAGGAGGAGGTCGCCGCCATCGCCGGGCTGCGGGCCGGGCGGGTACGGCTGGTCTCCTTCCCCTCCGGCAGCTCGACGCTGGTGCCCACCGCCCTGGCCGCCATGCGCGCCGACCACCCCGGCACCCGGGTCTCCCTGGTCGAGGCCGAGCCGCCGCGCTCGGTCGAGATGCTGCGCAACGGCGACTGCGAGATCACGCTGGCCTTCCGGTACCCGGAGGTGCGCGGCGCGGACCCCGCCGCCGAGGCGGAGTGGGACGACCTGGTCGTCCGGCCGGTCCTGGTCGACCGGCTGGTGGGCCTGGTCCCGGAGACGCACCGGCTGGCCGGCGCCGGGACGGCGGGCTACGCCGACCTGGCCGGCGAGCCGTGGATCGCGGGCTGCCCGCGCTGCCGGCGGCACCTGGTCGAGGTCTGCGAGGGGGCGGGGTTCACCCCGCGCATCGACTTCGCGACGGACGACTACCCGGCGGTGATCGGCCTGGTGGGCGCGGGTCTGGGCGTCGCCGTACTGCCGGAGCTGGCGCTGGAGTCGGTACGGCACAAGGGGGTCCGTACGGTCACGATGGAGCCGTGCGTGCAGCGCGAGGTGGTGGCGCTCACCCTGCCGGACCTCGCACAGGTCCCGGCGGTCGAGGCGATGCTCGGGCGGCTCGCGGGGGCGGTCGGCCGCTGA
- a CDS encoding MOSC domain-containing protein has protein sequence MKLLSVNVGRPGPMEYPGATGSTGIGKRPVDGPVAVSAPGPKGVAGSGLAGDAVVNLQHHGGNDQAVYAYAREDLDVWERELGRPLPSGTFGENLTTSGLDVTHARIGERWRVGPRLLLEVTSARIPCMTFQGRLGEPGWIKRFTRAEVPGAYLRVLEPGEIRAGDPITVEHRPDHDVTIALAFRGMTTGREVLPRLLEAGAALHPELRESALKYIRTQEA, from the coding sequence ATGAAGCTTCTGTCTGTGAACGTGGGGCGGCCGGGGCCCATGGAGTACCCCGGTGCCACGGGCAGTACGGGCATCGGGAAGCGGCCCGTCGACGGACCGGTGGCGGTCTCCGCGCCCGGCCCCAAGGGCGTCGCCGGGAGCGGTCTGGCCGGGGACGCGGTGGTCAATCTTCAGCACCACGGCGGCAACGATCAGGCGGTGTACGCGTATGCCCGCGAGGATCTGGACGTCTGGGAGAGGGAACTGGGCCGCCCGCTGCCCTCCGGGACGTTCGGGGAGAACCTCACCACCAGCGGCCTGGACGTGACGCACGCGCGGATCGGCGAGCGCTGGCGCGTCGGCCCTCGGCTGCTGCTGGAGGTGACCTCCGCGCGCATCCCCTGCATGACCTTCCAGGGCCGGCTGGGCGAGCCGGGCTGGATCAAGCGCTTCACGCGGGCCGAGGTGCCCGGCGCGTATCTGCGGGTCCTGGAGCCGGGCGAGATCCGGGCCGGGGACCCGATCACCGTCGAGCACCGCCCGGACCACGACGTGACGATCGCCCTCGCCTTCCGCGGCATGACCACCGGGCGCGAGGTGCTGCCGCGGCTCCTGGAGGCGGGCGCGGCACTCCACCCCGAGCTGCGCGAATCGGCGCTCAAGTACATCCGTACGCAAGAGGCTTGA
- a CDS encoding WhiB family transcriptional regulator yields the protein MADFSRLPGPNADLWDWQLLAACRGVDSSLFFHPEGERGAARSARETSAKEVCMRCPVRAQCAAHALAVREPYGVWGGLTEDEREELMGRARHRLVPATAAVGHPGARNG from the coding sequence ATGGCAGATTTCTCGCGCCTTCCGGGCCCGAACGCAGATCTCTGGGACTGGCAGCTTCTCGCCGCGTGCCGTGGCGTGGACAGTTCCCTCTTCTTCCATCCCGAGGGCGAACGCGGTGCCGCGCGCAGCGCGCGGGAGACCTCCGCGAAAGAGGTGTGCATGCGCTGCCCGGTACGTGCCCAGTGCGCGGCGCACGCCCTCGCGGTCCGCGAGCCGTACGGGGTGTGGGGCGGGCTGACGGAGGACGAGCGCGAAGAGCTGATGGGCCGGGCGCGGCACCGGCTGGTGCCGGCGACGGCGGCGGTGGGGCACCCCGGCGCCCGGAACGGCTGA